The Brevibacillus brevis genome contains a region encoding:
- a CDS encoding glycosyltransferase family 2 protein, with amino-acid sequence MPTSQMPLISIIIPVKNEGDNVRSTITSLLNTRTTYPYEVIVVDDASTDNGCHFLQGQGQNEKIKLITTEGIGAAAARNLGVDHARGNYFIFCDAHLSFENFWIDRMMELILTKKADGVAPGIASMTEPHKIGYGQNLNQKLEITWYPKPTGPAPVAILPGGCFLVTREAFMKVGGFDRGFRIWGFEDIEFSIKMWLFGYTCMVQPSVKILHLFRQVHPYTVAHEHIYYNMLRMAYSHFNEQRIEGAKKLVLYANASEITDDVLTCGAAAQRVRYAAQRKFDDNWFFQKFKIPF; translated from the coding sequence ATGCCCACCTCACAAATGCCCCTGATCTCCATTATCATTCCTGTAAAAAATGAGGGGGACAATGTGCGTTCTACCATCACTTCCCTTTTGAATACAAGAACGACGTATCCGTATGAAGTGATCGTAGTCGATGATGCCTCAACTGATAATGGTTGTCACTTTTTACAAGGCCAGGGGCAAAATGAAAAAATAAAATTAATCACAACAGAAGGCATTGGTGCTGCAGCAGCACGAAACTTGGGTGTGGATCATGCACGCGGCAACTACTTCATTTTTTGCGATGCCCATCTGTCTTTTGAAAACTTTTGGATCGATCGCATGATGGAGCTCATTCTTACCAAAAAAGCAGATGGCGTTGCTCCGGGAATCGCCTCCATGACGGAGCCCCATAAAATTGGATATGGGCAAAATCTGAATCAAAAGCTCGAGATCACCTGGTATCCAAAGCCAACAGGCCCGGCGCCGGTTGCGATATTGCCTGGGGGATGCTTCCTCGTCACCAGAGAAGCTTTTATGAAGGTTGGGGGTTTTGATCGCGGTTTTCGCATATGGGGATTTGAAGATATCGAGTTTTCCATCAAAATGTGGCTGTTTGGATATACGTGTATGGTCCAGCCATCCGTAAAAATCTTGCATTTGTTTAGGCAAGTCCACCCTTATACAGTTGCGCATGAGCACATTTATTACAATATGCTTCGAATGGCGTACAGCCATTTTAACGAACAACGGATTGAGGGAGCGAAAAAACTTGTACTTTACGCAAATGCGAGCGAAATCACGGATGATGTGCTGACTTGCGGGGCTGCCGCTCAGCGTGTTCGATACGCTGCCCAAAGAAAATTCGACGATAATTGGTTCTTTCAAAAATTTAAAATTCCCTTCTGA
- a CDS encoding BMQ_0737 family morphogenetic spore coat protein: protein MKHHVKPIMGRQLPTPTPTATPPISNNLQEECIRVNKVYDWVVLANSYRNKIALPDDCQALVDAAIRAGQDITLSCVEPVSPGPTCRVVSIRRENITVGGTTVRVGVVRFVFGATVLVRVFADGTPLCEFTTTVQFDQEVVLCLPEPLDEDNILCRISAFECSPTGTVLLGGMVQLDVIVCVEIQVEAEVKLEVLAKFCAPRPNNIPIPSPTPSFRCPPITFPPQCPPIFPVRNCDCQASVNALVPNISVSLGIPLVLAAGTIQLIADICPSCDPSSSSFTFNFFDNILPDVLPGDQSFSFSPTTISSPTCITVLPILPIVTGLVVTGTGVQTFTATGAQETVTYSLTLAETGLGLPDVILLTLTNSAGVLVFSATVTVVPDEQLLVADCITFGDIVITSP from the coding sequence GTGAAACATCACGTGAAGCCCATTATGGGTCGCCAGCTCCCTACACCGACGCCTACAGCAACTCCTCCTATATCGAACAACCTGCAGGAAGAGTGCATTCGCGTCAACAAGGTGTACGACTGGGTAGTATTAGCGAACAGCTACCGAAACAAGATTGCCCTTCCCGACGATTGTCAAGCTCTGGTAGACGCTGCAATTCGTGCAGGGCAAGATATCACGCTCTCCTGCGTTGAGCCAGTTTCTCCTGGTCCTACTTGCAGAGTCGTCAGTATTCGCCGCGAGAACATTACAGTCGGTGGGACCACCGTTCGGGTCGGGGTCGTTCGCTTCGTGTTCGGAGCCACTGTACTCGTTCGCGTCTTCGCAGATGGAACGCCTCTCTGCGAATTCACAACAACAGTGCAATTCGATCAGGAAGTCGTTCTCTGCCTGCCTGAACCGCTTGATGAGGACAATATCCTGTGCCGTATCAGCGCTTTCGAATGCTCTCCGACCGGTACCGTTCTCCTCGGCGGCATGGTTCAACTCGACGTCATTGTCTGCGTAGAGATCCAGGTAGAAGCAGAAGTCAAGCTGGAAGTATTAGCGAAATTCTGCGCACCTCGTCCAAACAACATTCCAATTCCATCTCCAACGCCATCTTTCCGTTGCCCGCCGATCACATTCCCACCACAATGCCCACCAATCTTCCCCGTACGCAACTGCGATTGCCAGGCGTCCGTCAACGCATTGGTACCGAACATTTCCGTATCGCTTGGTATTCCACTCGTACTCGCCGCCGGTACGATTCAGCTCATCGCAGATATCTGCCCAAGTTGCGATCCGTCCAGCAGCTCGTTTACCTTTAACTTCTTTGATAATATCTTGCCTGATGTACTCCCAGGCGATCAAAGCTTCAGCTTCTCGCCTACGACGATCAGCTCTCCGACCTGCATTACCGTCTTGCCAATTCTCCCAATCGTGACAGGTCTTGTCGTAACAGGTACCGGCGTACAGACATTTACGGCAACAGGGGCTCAGGAGACTGTAACCTACTCCCTCACCTTGGCGGAAACAGGTCTCGGCCTGCCTGATGTCATCCTCCTGACACTCACCAACTCTGCTGGTGTCCTTGTCTTCAGTGCAACTGTCACTGTCGTACCAGACGAACAATTGCTGGTTGCCGATTGCATCACTTTCGGAGATATCGTCATCACTTCTCCGTAA